The following are from one region of the Andrena cerasifolii isolate SP2316 chromosome 1, iyAndCera1_principal, whole genome shotgun sequence genome:
- the LOC143368169 gene encoding (E3-independent) E2 ubiquitin-conjugating enzyme UBE2O: protein MATNLGVECQYFYEDVVYRVDKKGNVVFGIVMENDDQELSDESSDSEENPKRKKGEIRVVWHPSGVEELVTAKKVHLADRTLMPGDVVRRMIKGKDTQRGYCRDIELTACVQVIGTKQVLTNIRSEDLVPLEEFATDIAVCMDSWVGGIKMAHFKLWLTTPDGSRCVINETDSRVLGQLEEKRDNDNDFPHSSEFYPGQSLWGPIHCLEDAQWITCTKEMKVKRKAKPQKMTKVIVEKVETEWVGVHWQCRAYSKDGAWSDQAPPKFVVEGENLKKLKLLNVFEPSTVQVGDRNFYVIKGDENVITREQWRKHQRDIFQVPKHSPKKTRPNISVTKPAEDKKKEKDVNEQQALEENAQNNINNLQNVTSNNTLMLPAQNQNTESSDDWDTEDTGSQSDSASVSSGCSSMSSMGKKKKGPALMTKVLKKKKLCKAKKKVPPVPLIPGTKIVVETLSTNTKANVVWQDGSVEFGIPSTQLYPIHHLDDKEFFPGDFVVDQKEESRMYGVVQSVDHQGRTAKIKWFKTYTSSQSPQPTLLEEREVSVYDLKDHPDFQYRPGTLVIRIANFEGEDAGCTAGQVLDNYPEGRVKVWWVDGHVSMCWPQDLYKVGEYDSDEGELWDDVSSDASWETELEDCFIADNDGTEQTELENIKPKLAAHIEKARIAMSRLEEIFTQNPSLQTTEVMRKLLDVYKDCRYMDKLMGTSFFHESHFQGLLERVRQGGRANVAQRMADQVNRLFTHKSDGSELNTENSDIPSEKIITVTDTTESIDDKNDEDAGKEQNVKDEKSIDRLFINVNPNPEDSGLYSAENSKKESGSSESSGEFLLSEDANNVPDRSAEKTDANKANKTHIYITSSYVAGSQVCVKLCTLIKAQLVLAHAEVSKRFGLSRMSLSDAEKGSSPSKKQKKEEEKCVELVQEPSECVIEIPPPVYTEGEGFSIEETAPDSHKFRLTMFQPTDPTNFFRTVSKELKLLKSSLPPGIWVKGFEDRIDLYSVMFRGPEKTPYEDGLFLFDFQLSADYPAAPPLCHYISYCNDRLNPNLYEDGKVCVSLLGTWSGRGTEVWTSSSTLLQVIVSIQGLILVPEPYFNEAGFEKQKGSQQGRENSRMYNEMVVLKLVQAQTKLLQHPPPVFKDIIMEHFKRHAKKLLQRLDLWMEISEQHNNQHPLSPVTPTTFKQISDVDKKILPEFPLIPASKGFCITLRKTLATFKGVLIIEGIMEDSIDEGNSVNVKGQTSSTKIECREACKVTDASMVDRDKSKRSNSQGSSKLIPSSNPLKDCISSSSTNISATPLSQTKNSISDRTIS from the exons ATGGCTACGAACTTGGGGGTAGAGTGTCAGTACTTTTACGAGGATGTCGTCTACCGTGTGGACAAGAAGGGCAACGTTGTGTTCGGGATCGTTATGGAGAACGACGACCAGGAACTGTCCGACGAGAGCTCTGACAGCGAGGAGAACCCGAAGAGGAAAAAGGGCGAGATTCGCGTGGTCTGGCATCCCTCCGGTGTCGAGGAGCTGGTCACCGCGAAAAAG GTCCACCTGGCAGACAGAACGCTTATGCCGGGAGATGTTGTGCGCCGTATGATAAAGGGGAAAGATACACAGAGGGGTTATTGCAGGGATATCGAACTCACTGCTTGCGTTCAAGTGATCGGCACTAAGCAGGTGCTTACGAATATTAGGAGCGAGGATTTGGTTCCGTTGGAA GAATTCGCGACGGATATAGCTGTCTGCATGGATTCGTGGGTCGGCGGGATAAAGATGGCTCACTTTAAATTGTGGCTCACTACGCCCGACGGATCGCGTTGCGTTATAAACGAGACGGACTCTCGCGTCTTGGGGCAGTTAGAGGAGAAGCGAGACAAT GACAATGATTTTCCCCACTCTTCCGAGTTCTATCCCGGGCAAAGTTTGTGGGGACCGATTCACTGCCTGGAAGATGCACAGTGGATCACTTGTACGAAAGAAATGAAAGTGAAGAGGAAGGCCAAGCCGCAGAAAATGACGAAGGTGATCGTGGAGAAAGTGGAGACAGAGTGGGTGGGAGTACACTGGCAGTGCAGAGCATACTCGAAGGATGGCGCTTGGTCGGACCAGGCTCCGCCGAAATTCGTAGTCGAGGGGGAGAATTTAAAGAAGTTGAAATTATTAAATGTCTTTGAACCTTCTACCGTGCAAGTGGGAGACAGAAACTTCTATGTAATTAAGGGCGACGAGAACGTCATTACGCGGGAACAGTGGAGGAAGCATCAAAGAGATATTTTTCAAGTTCCTAAACATAGTCCGAAGAAAACACGTCCAAATATTAGCGTCACTAAGCCGGCTGAGGATAAAAAGAAAGAGAAGGACGTTAACGAACAGCAGGCGTTAGAAGAGAATGctcaaaataatattaataatttgcaAAATGTGACAAGCAATAATACCCTAATGCTTCCAGCACAAAATCAAAACACTGAGAGTTCAGACGACTGGGATACGGAGGACACTGGTTCGCAAAGCGACAGTGCTTCG GTGTCCAGTGGGTGTTCGAGTATGTCATCTATGGGCAAAAAGAAGAAGGGCCCCGCTTTAATGACTAAGGTactgaagaagaaaaagttatgtaaagcaaagaaaaaggtACCGCCAGTACCACTTATACCTGGAACTAAAATTGTCGTGGAAACGTTATCCACAAATACGAAAGCTAACGTTGTGTGGCAGGACGGCTCGGTAGAATTCG GCATTCCATCAACACAGCTTTACCCGATTCACCACTTAGACGATAAAGAGTTCTTCCCGGGCGATTTTGTGGTCGATCAAAAAGAGGAATCTAGAATGTACGGTGTAGTTCAAAGCGTCGATCACCAAGGTAGAACAGCTAAAATAAAATGGTTCAAAACGTACACTTCTAGTCAAAGTCCGCA ACCAACTTTACTAGAAGAGCGCGAGGTCAGTGTGTATGATTTGAAGGATCACCCCGATTTTCAATACAGACCGGGTACGTTGGTGATTCGTATAGCCAACTTTGAAGGGGAAGATGCTGGGTGCACGGCTggtcaagtactagataattatCCGGAAGGTCGGGTGAAAGTGTGGTGGGTCGATGGACATGTAAGTATGTGTTGGCCTCAAGATTTGTATAAAGTAGGTGAATATGACAGTGACGAGGGAGAACTATGGGATGACGTGTCGTCTGACGCGTCGTGGGAAACGGAATTGGAAGACTGTTTTATCGCCGATAATGACGGAACAGAGCAAACGGAGTTAGAAAATATAAAGCCAAAATTAGCCGCCCACATCGAGAAAGCTCGTATCGCTATGTCCAGATTGGAAGAGATCTTTACTCAGAACCCGTCTCTCCAGACGACTGAAGTTATGAGGAAATTACTAGACGTCTACAAAGATTGTCGTTATATGGATAAACTTATGGGCACCTCTTTCTTCCATGAAAGTCACTTCCAAGGGCTTTTGGAAAGAGTCAGGCAAGGCGGCCGGGCGAATGTGGCGCAACGTATGGCGGATCAAGTGAACAGACTGTTCACTCATAAATCCGACGGCTCGGAGTTAAATACAGAGAACTCCGATATCCCTTCCGAGAAAATCATTACTGTAACTGACACGACAGAATCCATCGATGACAAGAACGACGAAGACGCCGGTAAAGAACAGAATGTGAAAGATGAGAAATCGATCGACAGACTATTCATCAATGTTAATCCCAATCCTGAGGATTCTGGATTATATTCCGCGGAGAACTCGAAGAAAGAATCGGGCTCGAGCGAGTCAAGCGGAGAGTTTCTATTAAGCGAAGATGCTAACAATGTACCCGATCGCTCAGCAGAGAAGACAGACGCGAATAAGGCTAACAAGACGCATATATACATTACGAGCTCTTACGTAGCCGGTTCCCAAGTTTGCGTGAAACTTTGTACCCTGATTAAAGCTCAACTCGTATTAGCGCACGCAGAAGTATCTAAACGATTCGGACTGTCGAGGATGTCGCTGTCTGACGCCGAGAAAGGGTCGTCCCCttcgaagaagcagaagaaagaggaagagaagTGCGTAGAACTGGTACAGGAGCCGTCCGAGTGCGTGATAGAGATTCCGCCACCGGTATATACAGAAGGGGAAGGATTCTCCATAGAGGAAACAGCGCCGGACAGTCATAAATTTAGATTAACAATGTTCCAGCCCACGGACCCAACGAATTTCTTCAGAACTGTGTCCAAGGAACTGAAACTGTTGAAAAGCTCGCTACCACCCGGCATATGGGTGAAAGGATTTGAAGATAGGATAGACTTGTATTCTGTAATGTTTCGCGGCCCTGAAAAAACACCGTACGAGGACGGactcttccttttcgacttTCAATTGTCCGCCGACTATCCGGCTGCTCCGCCACTTTGCCATTACATTTCTTATTGTAACGATAGATTGAATCCTAATCTCTACGAAGATGGAAAAGTATGCGTGAGCCTGCTCGGAACGTGGTCCGGCCGTGGAACAGAAGTGTGGACAAGCTCCTCAACTTTGTTACAAGTTATAGTATCGATCCAGGGCCTTATACTCGTGCCCGAACCATATTTCAACGAGGCAGGATTTGAAAAGCAGAAGGGGTCTCAACAAGGGCGAGAGAACTCAAGGATGTACAATGAAATGGTTGTGCTGAAGCTGGTTCAAGCGCAGACCAAGTTGCTACAGCATCCACCGCCTGTTTTCAAAGATATCATCATGGAACATTTCAAGAGGCACGCAAAGAAACTACTGCAACGACTGGACTTGTGGATGGAGATCTCCGAGCAACACAATAATCAACATCCATTGTCTCCAGTGACGCCTActacttttaaacaaatatctgACGTTG ACAAAAAGATCCTTCCGGAGTTCCCACTTATACCAGCGTCTAAAGGTTTCTGTATAACGCTTCGTAAAACCTTAGCCACGTTCAAGGGGGTACTGATTATAGAAGGGATCATGGAGGATAGCATCGACGAAGGGAATAGCGTGAACGTCAAAGGGCAAACGAGCAGCACTAAGATCGAGTGCCGTGAAGCATGTAAAGTCACCGATGCTAGCATGGTGGATCGCGACAAGAGTAAAAGGAGCAACAGCCAGGGGAGCAGCAAATTAATCCCGAGCAGTAATCCATTGAAGGACTGTATCTCATCTTCCTCGACGAATATTTCCGCCACGCCGCTAAGCCAAACGAAAAATAGCATTTCGGACCGTACCATCAGCTAG
- the LOC143368186 gene encoding uncharacterized protein LOC143368186 isoform X2: MRLNTTNFSKLPDAWYCLEEIAEKHFSSCCTYSLAVEQVRDTPKVHTPTGHLRLLIRTCLTRKCLHIPIEMLVRTPLMATDYYDKNSIVGDDILGEIFLSVLLQSSKLKFKLNLRNSSFLDESWQLPECVALELVPCRCLGISVCFIKGKALIINLDKNSVAAEDDKVEIGDVLDEINGNAITSSTKGQLRRIMKKTTGRPVCLHVVKHRNKQTNDLYAPVVHLIRNSGVEGLKKILKRFASETQNGEEKPEIPKSASKSLNAGYCVKYCGSMYIGAAGDVKQIERAIVQVLKLEELKLVPVKFECLEIGIRVTQDADDMVICKQSYMEISSCGRTGNIPNYFAFIAGDTNCNLATKFDAYVFYHENESEMQTILHSLGQGFQRTHFAV, translated from the exons ACTTTTCAAAGTTACCTGACGCTTGGTATTGTTTGGAAGAAATCGCGGAAAAGCATTTTAG TTCCTGTTGCACTTACTCTCTGGCAGTCGAACAAGTAAGAGACACTCCAAAAGTGCATACTCCTACTGGACATCTTAGACTTTTAATTAGAACATGTTTAACGCGAAAGTGCCTTCATATTCCGATTGAAATGCTG GTCAGGACACCATTAATGGCTACCGACTATTATGATAAAAACAGTATTGTAGGAGATGACATTCtcggtgaaatatttttatcggtATTACTGCAAAGTAGTAAATTgaagtttaaattaaatttacggAATTCTAGTTTTTTGGACGAGTCCTGGCAACTACCAGAGTGCGTGGCTCTGGAATTAGTTCCTTGTAGATGTCTAGGTATCTCTGTATG TTTCATCAAAGGGAAGGCTTTAATAATCAATCTGGATAAAAATTCTGTGGCTGCGGAAGAT GATAAAGTGGAGATTGGGGACGTGTTGGACGAGATAAATGGAAATGCTATAACATCTAGTACGAAGGGACAGCTACGTAGAATTATGAAAAAAACCACGGGCCGACCAGTGTGTCTACACGTAGTTAAG CATCGCAATAAACAAACAAATGACTTGTACGCCCCAGTAGTTCATCTCATAAGAAACTCGGGTGTTGAGGGGTTGAAAAAGATTCTAAAGAGATTTGCTTCAGAGACGCAGAATGGCGAAGAGAAACCCGAGATACCTAAATCGGCGAGCAAATCTTTAAATGCTGGATATTGTGTTAAATACTGTGGCTCTATGTATATTGGTGCGGCAGGAGATGTTAAACAAATCGAAAGAGCGATCGTACAAGTATTAAAGTTGGAGGAATTAAAACTGGTGCCCGtgaaatttgaatgtctagaaatTGGAATCAGGGTGACTCAGGACGCGGATGACATG GTAATATGTAAACAAAGTTACATGGAAATCTCTTCTTGCGGTCGTACTGGAAACATTCCGAATTATTTTGCATTCATTGCAGG AGACACTAACTGCAACTTGGCGACCAAGTTCGACGCTTATGTATTCTACCATGAGAACGAAAGCGAGATGCAGACTATATTGCACAGTCTGGGCCAAGGGTTCCAACGTACTCACTTTGCAGTTTGA